In the genome of Terribacillus sp. FSL K6-0262, one region contains:
- a CDS encoding Lrp/AsnC family transcriptional regulator, producing MDHIDRALLELLQHDGRITISELSKKLALSRPSVSERMARLEERGVIEHYTARVAHAKVGLDILLFIQVSELKISHLEFENLIAKEEAVLECHRVTGPINYLLKAAVPDMNGMRELIDRLIPYGAFNTSTVLTSPVAYRALLPRDDQ from the coding sequence ATGGACCACATTGACCGCGCTTTACTGGAATTGCTGCAGCACGATGGCCGTATCACAATCAGCGAGTTATCCAAAAAGCTGGCCCTGAGCAGACCGAGTGTTTCAGAGAGGATGGCTAGGCTCGAGGAACGCGGTGTCATCGAGCATTATACTGCCCGTGTCGCGCATGCGAAGGTGGGCCTGGATATCCTGCTGTTCATCCAGGTCAGTGAATTGAAGATTTCCCACTTGGAGTTTGAAAATTTGATTGCCAAAGAAGAAGCAGTGCTCGAATGCCATCGGGTGACCGGGCCGATCAATTATTTATTGAAAGCAGCCGTCCCCGACATGAACGGCATGCGTGAATTAATCGACCGGCTGATTCCATATGGTGCTTTCAATACATCCACAGTACTGACCTCTCCGGTGGCTTATCGAGCCCTCCTGCCAAGAGATGATCAGTAA
- a CDS encoding YitT family protein, which produces MLQKYLKIVLGCFLASLGLYMLKNAELVTGGTAGLSLGLSYLLALPFGVVFFIVNIPFYIFSFINMGWRFTVTTIVSVSILTLFSFLHPLYPAIELPGIVAAVGGGLIVGFGLIILFMNQASLGGANILALFLQKRFGTNPGTINFIFDFCVVMVSLYSVGLVKGIYSVASIAVTSFVISYFKEKFAKPLPKPNTAPVAQAAE; this is translated from the coding sequence TTGCTGCAAAAGTATTTGAAAATCGTCCTTGGCTGCTTCCTGGCAAGCCTAGGCTTGTATATGCTGAAAAACGCAGAGCTGGTGACAGGAGGAACGGCAGGACTTTCATTGGGATTATCCTATCTGCTGGCCTTGCCCTTTGGTGTCGTATTCTTTATCGTCAATATTCCATTCTACATCTTTTCATTCATCAATATGGGGTGGCGCTTTACGGTGACTACAATCGTATCCGTATCGATCCTGACCTTGTTCTCGTTCCTTCATCCGTTATATCCCGCTATCGAACTTCCAGGCATTGTCGCAGCTGTCGGGGGCGGCTTGATCGTAGGATTCGGCTTGATTATTTTATTCATGAATCAAGCATCGCTGGGAGGAGCGAATATCCTCGCCTTGTTCCTGCAAAAGCGTTTCGGAACAAACCCAGGAACAATCAACTTCATTTTTGATTTTTGCGTCGTGATGGTAAGCCTTTATTCGGTAGGTCTTGTCAAAGGCATCTATTCCGTTGCTTCCATTGCGGTGACATCATTTGTCATCAGCTACTTCAAGGAAAAGTTTGCAAAGCCTTTGCCAAAGCCAAATACAGCGCCAGTTGCCCAAGCAGCCGAATGA
- a CDS encoding agmatine deiminase family protein yields MEQHLTYTMPPEWEKHERTLISWPVKDSMVYPEDWEAVCKGYAELILAIAEFEPITVLVNAEDQDAASSYVGQAENVTLLEVSHNDAWLRDNGPTFVRDEAGKLAGVNWRFNAWGEKYFPWDLDDAVAPAVLSHLGIQQLDAPLVLEGGSIHVDGEGTLITTEECLLNPNRNPDLSKEDIEAYLRRYLGIEKVIWLKRGVAGDETDGHVDNIACFAAPGKLLLQVTDDPDDENYEITQENLRILDETKDAKGRQIEVIAVQQPPKATWNDTRLTLSYINFYFVNGGIILPVFGNTAAGTDERAIKLLQEQFPDRRIRTIDGLAIIKEGGNVHCTTQQMPAIKE; encoded by the coding sequence ATGGAACAACATTTGACATATACGATGCCTCCGGAATGGGAGAAGCATGAGCGTACACTGATTAGCTGGCCGGTAAAAGATTCCATGGTGTACCCGGAGGATTGGGAAGCTGTTTGTAAAGGTTATGCGGAACTGATCCTGGCTATCGCGGAATTCGAACCGATTACGGTATTGGTGAACGCAGAGGATCAAGATGCAGCGTCTTCTTATGTGGGACAAGCTGAGAATGTGACATTGCTTGAAGTCTCCCATAATGATGCATGGCTGCGTGATAATGGTCCGACATTCGTCCGGGACGAAGCGGGCAAGCTGGCAGGTGTGAACTGGCGTTTCAATGCATGGGGAGAGAAGTATTTCCCATGGGATCTGGATGATGCGGTGGCTCCTGCGGTCTTGAGCCACTTAGGCATTCAACAATTGGATGCTCCATTGGTATTGGAGGGCGGATCCATTCATGTGGACGGGGAAGGCACCCTGATCACTACCGAGGAATGCCTTTTGAACCCGAACCGCAATCCTGATCTGTCCAAAGAGGATATCGAGGCTTATCTCCGTCGATATCTTGGTATTGAAAAAGTGATTTGGCTTAAACGCGGTGTTGCTGGAGATGAAACAGACGGACATGTCGATAATATCGCTTGCTTCGCGGCACCTGGTAAGCTGCTGCTGCAGGTGACAGATGATCCAGACGATGAAAATTATGAGATTACGCAGGAAAACCTGCGGATCCTTGATGAGACGAAGGATGCCAAAGGCCGTCAAATCGAAGTCATCGCAGTCCAGCAGCCGCCGAAGGCCACTTGGAATGACACGCGTTTGACATTGAGCTATATCAATTTCTATTTTGTGAATGGCGGCATCATCCTTCCTGTGTTCGGCAATACTGCCGCAGGAACAGATGAACGGGCGATCAAATTGCTTCAGGAGCAATTCCCGGATCGCCGGATCCGTACGATTGATGGACTGGCTATCATCAAAGAGGGCGGAAATGTGCATTGTACGACACAGCAAATGCCCGCAATAAAGGAGTGA
- the aguB gene encoding N-carbamoylputrescine amidase, with product MRKVTVAATQMACSGAVEENIANAEKLVRQAAAKGANVILLQELFETPYFCQKEKPAYYAYATELDQNKAVQHFKQVAKELGVVLPISFYEKKNNANYNTVAMIDADGSVLGIYRKTHIPDGPGYEEKYYFSPGDTGFKVWDTRFGKIGVGICWDQWFPEAARSMALQGAEILLYPTAIGSEPEDASIDSKDHWQMCMRGHAAANLVPVLASNRIGVESDDDSSITFYGSSFIAGPQGNLLKEAGRTEEEILMETFDLDELAMQRVEWGLFRDRRPSMYRNLLSSDGSTII from the coding sequence TTGAGAAAAGTAACCGTGGCTGCCACACAGATGGCTTGTTCTGGTGCAGTGGAAGAGAATATCGCCAATGCCGAGAAGCTTGTCCGCCAAGCTGCTGCAAAAGGCGCGAATGTCATTTTGCTGCAGGAGTTGTTCGAGACACCTTACTTCTGCCAGAAGGAAAAGCCTGCTTATTATGCGTATGCAACAGAGCTGGACCAGAACAAAGCGGTGCAGCATTTCAAACAGGTGGCAAAAGAGCTTGGTGTGGTACTCCCGATCAGCTTTTATGAGAAAAAGAATAATGCAAACTATAATACAGTCGCTATGATCGATGCAGACGGATCTGTACTTGGCATCTACCGGAAAACACATATTCCCGATGGACCAGGCTATGAGGAGAAATATTATTTTTCACCTGGGGATACTGGTTTCAAGGTATGGGATACGAGATTCGGAAAAATCGGTGTCGGTATTTGCTGGGATCAGTGGTTCCCGGAAGCTGCTCGCAGCATGGCGCTCCAGGGAGCGGAAATCCTGCTATATCCAACAGCGATCGGCTCAGAGCCGGAGGATGCAAGCATCGATTCGAAGGATCATTGGCAAATGTGCATGCGCGGTCATGCAGCAGCCAATTTGGTGCCTGTCTTGGCATCGAATCGGATCGGAGTAGAGTCGGATGATGATTCGTCCATCACATTCTATGGTTCTTCCTTCATTGCTGGACCGCAGGGGAATTTGCTTAAGGAAGCAGGACGTACAGAAGAAGAAATCCTAATGGAAACATTCGATCTGGATGAACTCGCGATGCAGCGAGTGGAATGGGGTCTGTTCCGTGACCGCCGTCCGTCGATGTACCGCAATCTCCTGAGCTCCGATGGCTCGACAATCATATAA
- a CDS encoding glycine betaine ABC transporter substrate-binding protein → MKKRLTLFALLTALLVVLSSCGPGGKTITVGAKTFTEQLVIAKMTAFILEDNGYNVEEIQNLGSSAMRQAIETRQVDMTWEYVGTALVTYLDQEPIADKDEAMQKVKELDKKNGVAWTNLTDANNTYALVMEQEEADELGIETLSDLAAYAKENPEDLRFGMETEFRNRRDGMPGLEEYYGFDVPPSNIREMEIGLYYTALENDEIDVTQAFVTDPQIKSMDLKILADDQKFFPSYNYAATINQETLDEYPELTELLDPLQKALTEDTLRELNYQVDIEQKSVERVAKDFLEANDLLKD, encoded by the coding sequence ATGAAAAAAAGATTGACCCTATTCGCCTTATTGACGGCTTTATTAGTCGTGCTAAGTTCATGCGGCCCTGGCGGGAAAACCATTACCGTCGGAGCGAAAACGTTTACTGAGCAGCTCGTGATAGCCAAAATGACAGCCTTCATATTGGAGGATAACGGTTATAATGTCGAAGAAATTCAAAATCTAGGCTCCTCTGCCATGCGTCAAGCAATCGAGACTCGACAGGTGGATATGACATGGGAGTATGTTGGTACAGCACTTGTCACCTATTTGGATCAAGAGCCGATAGCGGATAAAGACGAGGCGATGCAAAAGGTTAAGGAATTGGATAAGAAGAACGGCGTGGCTTGGACAAACTTGACCGATGCCAACAACACTTATGCACTCGTCATGGAGCAGGAAGAAGCCGATGAATTAGGCATTGAAACTTTAAGTGACTTGGCAGCTTATGCGAAAGAAAATCCTGAGGATCTCCGATTCGGCATGGAGACGGAATTCAGGAATCGGAGAGATGGGATGCCTGGATTAGAAGAATATTATGGATTCGATGTGCCTCCTTCCAATATCCGCGAAATGGAAATAGGTCTTTATTACACAGCATTGGAAAACGATGAAATCGACGTCACCCAAGCATTTGTAACGGATCCGCAGATTAAATCAATGGATCTGAAAATATTGGCAGATGATCAGAAGTTTTTCCCTTCCTACAATTATGCTGCTACCATCAACCAAGAAACGCTTGATGAATATCCGGAGCTGACGGAATTGCTGGATCCGCTCCAGAAGGCCCTGACAGAGGATACCTTGCGTGAATTGAACTACCAAGTGGATATTGAGCAAAAGAGTGTAGAACGTGTAGCCAAGGACTTCCTCGAGGCAAATGATCTGCTCAAGGACTGA
- a CDS encoding ABC transporter permease, whose translation MERTNKTIALIIKLIFWALLIAFFVWAFANDMFRKIAEQPDTFLRLLGEHITIVLLSGAAAVLLAVPLGIFVTRPRFRKSEWLIVGIANLGQTIPSLAVLALAMGFLGIGISAAIVALFLYSLLPILQNTIAGIDSVDDNMKDAAKGMGLTNTQILWKIELPNALTSIIAGVRTALVINIGTAALAYLVGAGGLGVWIFTGIRLFDNAFLMSGAVPVTLLAIVIDYLFKWLQFALVPKGLRLARKAQNP comes from the coding sequence ATGGAACGGACAAATAAAACCATCGCTTTGATCATCAAGCTTATCTTTTGGGCGCTCCTCATCGCCTTCTTTGTTTGGGCATTCGCCAATGATATGTTCCGTAAGATTGCGGAACAGCCGGATACTTTCCTGCGCTTGCTTGGTGAGCATATCACGATCGTACTCCTTTCAGGAGCTGCTGCAGTGCTGCTCGCTGTACCACTGGGTATCTTTGTCACACGTCCTAGATTCCGCAAATCGGAATGGCTGATTGTCGGCATTGCGAATCTTGGTCAGACGATTCCGAGCCTGGCTGTGCTTGCACTTGCCATGGGGTTTCTGGGTATCGGAATCAGCGCAGCCATCGTTGCCTTATTCCTCTACTCCCTGCTGCCAATCTTGCAAAACACGATTGCCGGCATCGACTCTGTCGATGACAATATGAAAGATGCAGCCAAAGGGATGGGACTAACGAATACACAGATTCTTTGGAAAATCGAGCTTCCAAATGCACTCACCTCGATCATAGCGGGGGTTCGGACCGCATTGGTCATCAATATCGGAACCGCTGCACTTGCTTACCTAGTCGGTGCAGGAGGCCTGGGTGTATGGATTTTCACAGGTATCCGCCTTTTCGATAATGCATTTTTGATGTCCGGAGCCGTTCCCGTCACACTGCTTGCCATCGTGATTGATTATCTATTCAAGTGGCTGCAGTTCGCCTTGGTGCCAAAAGGACTCCGGCTTGCCAGAAAAGCACAAAATCCGTAA
- a CDS encoding ABC transporter ATP-binding protein translates to MIHFNDVTKVYNGNVKAIENMNFTVEDGELVIMLGPSGCGKTTLLRMVNQLESITDGDIMLNGKSVRHSNKIEMRRNIGYVIQSNGLFPNMNIEDNAMIVPNLLGWDRKKMRDRFNMLMELVGLKPDEYRKRYPHELSGGQQQRVGVARALAADPPVMLMDEPFGALDPIIRTHLQEEFLQIQKELKKTILFVSHDIDEAVKMADKIALLKGGKMMQYAEPARMLNKPSNSFVAEFVGQDRVLKSMSLYTVKDLADALTLKPVLESPDSQNINENLSLRVAISKILNQEADQLIVENDNGTRKGSITLDLIEQFLHREIKESV, encoded by the coding sequence ATGATTCATTTCAACGATGTAACAAAGGTATATAACGGCAATGTAAAGGCTATTGAAAATATGAATTTTACAGTCGAAGATGGTGAACTGGTTATCATGCTGGGTCCTTCCGGCTGCGGAAAGACGACCTTGCTTCGCATGGTGAACCAGCTGGAGAGCATCACGGATGGCGACATCATGCTCAATGGCAAAAGCGTACGGCATTCCAATAAGATAGAAATGCGTCGTAATATCGGGTATGTCATTCAATCCAATGGACTATTCCCCAACATGAATATCGAAGACAATGCCATGATTGTGCCCAACCTGCTGGGCTGGGACAGAAAGAAAATGCGCGATCGCTTCAACATGTTGATGGAGCTCGTCGGCTTGAAGCCGGATGAATACCGGAAACGATATCCGCATGAGCTTTCCGGAGGTCAGCAGCAGCGCGTAGGCGTAGCCCGCGCCTTGGCTGCCGACCCGCCGGTCATGCTCATGGATGAACCGTTCGGAGCCCTGGATCCGATCATCCGCACACACCTTCAGGAGGAATTCCTGCAAATTCAAAAAGAGCTCAAGAAGACGATCCTTTTTGTCAGTCATGACATTGATGAAGCCGTCAAGATGGCAGATAAAATCGCCTTGCTCAAAGGCGGGAAGATGATGCAGTACGCCGAACCAGCAAGGATGCTGAACAAACCTTCCAACAGCTTTGTCGCAGAGTTCGTCGGTCAGGACCGCGTGCTGAAAAGCATGAGCCTGTATACAGTGAAAGACTTGGCTGATGCCTTGACATTAAAGCCTGTGCTGGAGTCTCCTGATTCTCAGAATATCAACGAGAATCTTTCCCTGCGTGTGGCCATCTCGAAAATCTTAAACCAGGAAGCGGATCAATTAATCGTGGAAAACGACAATGGTACGCGTAAAGGCAGTATCACTTTGGACTTGATCGAGCAGTTCCTGCACCGTGAGATCAAGGAGAGCGTCTGA
- a CDS encoding ABC transporter permease: MHDKFRRCPPITDLIDYFTTNFTFILGYTWDHIKLVGSAIIIAIVIGVPLGIYCSVNRYAASTILQIASIMMTIPSLALFGIMIPILSLINEGIGTLPAIIALVLYSQLPIIRNTYTAISNVDPNIRDAANGIGLTTFQRLYKVELPNALPLIMAGVRTATVLNIGVGAIATLIGAGGLGGIIYQGILRTNNTMILAGAISVAILALIADLFLRLIENLFTPKGVKK; the protein is encoded by the coding sequence TTGCATGACAAATTCAGGAGGTGCCCTCCCATTACAGATTTAATCGATTATTTTACAACTAATTTTACATTCATACTCGGATATACATGGGACCATATCAAGCTTGTCGGTTCAGCAATCATCATTGCCATTGTGATTGGCGTCCCATTAGGTATCTATTGCTCCGTCAATAGATACGCAGCCTCAACCATTCTTCAAATTGCTTCCATCATGATGACTATTCCAAGCCTCGCATTATTTGGAATCATGATTCCAATTCTTTCACTCATCAACGAAGGAATCGGTACTTTACCGGCTATCATTGCACTTGTTCTCTATTCACAGCTACCGATCATCCGGAATACTTACACAGCAATCAGCAATGTAGATCCCAATATACGGGATGCCGCCAACGGTATCGGCCTGACTACTTTCCAGCGTCTTTACAAAGTGGAGCTTCCAAACGCCCTGCCATTGATCATGGCCGGAGTCCGCACTGCCACTGTCCTGAATATCGGTGTCGGTGCCATTGCTACGCTGATTGGTGCAGGGGGTCTTGGAGGTATCATTTACCAAGGGATACTTCGCACCAATAATACAATGATATTGGCAGGTGCCATCTCGGTTGCGATTTTGGCATTGATTGCCGATTTGTTCCTGCGTCTGATCGAAAATCTATTTACGCCTAAGGGTGTAAAAAAATAA
- a CDS encoding PTS sugar transporter subunit IIC, with product MKEYFIERMYKASQGMANAVLVTLGIGLLMETFGEFLNWPTLIAVGTVAKALLAPALGAGIAVQLGGNTLVVFSAMISATIGGAAMTVGDDGLLTSMVSGQPISAVLAAVVATFVGKRVAGKTPLDMMAIPFAAVFVGGIAGAGLAAVTTPLLTWMSGQIANSVSGSPLLASIVISLVWSILLMTPASSAALAIALQLDPVSSAAALIGCTAQFVGFTFMSIRQNDLGGFLAQFVITPKVQFPNLIKNPALVIPPFVAAVVCAPIATVLLGFTTSYELAGLGLNSFIAPLNILASQGVEAFLIYLATGVILPLIISLGLYHVIKSIGWAKAGDLRMEIQ from the coding sequence ATGAAGGAATATTTTATCGAGCGAATGTACAAAGCATCACAAGGAATGGCAAATGCAGTCCTCGTGACCCTCGGTATTGGTTTATTGATGGAAACCTTTGGTGAGTTTCTGAACTGGCCGACATTGATTGCTGTCGGTACAGTCGCGAAAGCATTGCTGGCACCAGCTTTAGGAGCGGGAATCGCTGTTCAGCTGGGCGGCAATACACTGGTCGTCTTCAGTGCGATGATCAGTGCGACAATCGGCGGTGCTGCAATGACTGTCGGCGATGACGGCTTGCTGACATCGATGGTGTCCGGTCAGCCGATCAGTGCTGTCCTTGCGGCGGTGGTCGCTACCTTTGTAGGAAAGAGGGTAGCAGGGAAGACACCACTTGATATGATGGCCATCCCATTTGCGGCGGTATTTGTGGGGGGTATTGCAGGGGCGGGTCTTGCAGCTGTGACAACACCGTTACTGACATGGATGAGCGGACAGATTGCCAACTCTGTTTCTGGTTCACCATTGCTTGCATCCATCGTCATTTCGTTGGTATGGAGCATTCTGTTGATGACACCAGCATCATCGGCGGCATTGGCGATCGCCTTGCAGCTGGATCCGGTATCCAGTGCTGCAGCATTGATTGGCTGTACTGCCCAATTCGTCGGATTCACTTTCATGAGTATCCGTCAGAATGATCTCGGTGGTTTCCTGGCACAGTTTGTCATTACACCGAAAGTACAATTCCCTAACTTGATCAAGAATCCAGCACTTGTCATCCCGCCATTCGTCGCTGCTGTCGTATGTGCTCCGATTGCGACAGTGCTGCTAGGTTTTACGACATCCTATGAACTGGCAGGTTTGGGCTTAAATTCATTCATTGCGCCGCTTAATATTCTGGCAAGCCAAGGCGTGGAAGCTTTCTTGATTTACTTGGCAACAGGTGTCATCCTGCCGCTGATCATCTCGCTTGGACTTTATCATGTCATCAAATCAATCGGATGGGCCAAGGCCGGCGACCTGCGCATGGAAATCCAATAA
- a CDS encoding bile acid:sodium symporter family protein: MNHLNRVLARYMPFLTPLSVVAGILLADILHHGESLVPWIFAGMTFAGSLSADFGSLLHAVKKPGPMLLAFAVLHFIMPLLAFGLGHLFFPGDVYTITGFVLLTAIPTGITAFVWVAMQEGDIGITLSTILIGTLISPMLVPMILHVLVGGDVQLEVLPMMEDLLWMIVVPSLAGMLVNQFCSKQLTSTLSTNLAPFSKIGLIAVVSINASVVAPQLKEMDLTVMGIVLLVFCLSFGGYLLSWFLGKSFGYGRQEIVSVTFIGGMRNISAGVVLAVSFFPAPVAIPVVIGMLFQQVLAAVFSSLLKKYEPQQAAA; the protein is encoded by the coding sequence ATGAATCATCTGAATCGTGTACTCGCACGATATATGCCTTTCCTGACTCCGCTCAGCGTAGTGGCAGGCATCCTTCTCGCTGATATCCTGCATCACGGGGAATCACTGGTTCCTTGGATTTTTGCTGGCATGACCTTTGCCGGAAGCTTATCAGCCGATTTCGGCAGCCTGCTGCATGCAGTTAAAAAACCAGGACCGATGCTGCTAGCTTTTGCCGTTCTTCATTTCATCATGCCTTTGCTGGCTTTTGGCCTTGGACATCTTTTCTTCCCGGGGGATGTGTACACCATTACAGGCTTTGTGCTGCTCACAGCCATACCCACTGGTATCACCGCATTCGTTTGGGTTGCAATGCAGGAAGGGGATATCGGTATCACTTTATCGACCATCTTGATCGGGACCTTGATTTCCCCTATGCTGGTGCCGATGATTCTGCATGTCCTTGTTGGCGGTGATGTACAGCTTGAGGTACTGCCGATGATGGAGGATCTGCTGTGGATGATTGTCGTTCCTTCGCTAGCAGGCATGCTTGTCAATCAATTTTGCAGCAAGCAGCTCACAAGCACGTTAAGTACAAATCTTGCTCCATTCTCAAAGATAGGCCTGATAGCGGTGGTATCCATTAATGCGTCCGTAGTGGCTCCTCAACTAAAAGAGATGGATTTGACTGTCATGGGAATTGTGCTGCTCGTTTTTTGTTTGTCCTTTGGCGGCTATCTGCTTAGCTGGTTTCTCGGAAAGTCATTTGGGTATGGGAGGCAGGAGATAGTCAGTGTCACCTTCATCGGGGGGATGCGGAATATCAGTGCAGGTGTGGTGCTGGCTGTAAGCTTCTTCCCGGCTCCTGTCGCCATACCGGTAGTGATCGGAATGCTGTTCCAGCAGGTTTTGGCTGCCGTATTCTCCAGCCTTTTGAAGAAATATGAACCACAGCAAGCTGCTGCTTGA